A region of the Ochotona princeps isolate mOchPri1 chromosome 9, mOchPri1.hap1, whole genome shotgun sequence genome:
ATTAATGTGTTGAAAGTGTTACAAATGTGTGAGAATTTTTAGGCAAACAATGAATGTTTAGAAAACCTTTACTGgtgtgaaaggaaaaagaaatgaatagtaGCCTATTGCTAGGATAACTTTGTAGCTGTGGATGAGAAAATTGTTATGTGAAGGGAATCATGACCAGTTACACGCTGATACAGCTGCCTTGTGAGCATTAAAATGTGGTTCATAACATGTCTGAAATCCACACTTCAGTTAGCAGGACTTCAATGCCTTGGAGATGGAAGTGGTCTGTTCGCTGTCCTTAAATGGTCTGCTCTGCCCTTCTTTAAGTACTCCTGTTTCGTCAGTATTTTATTCATGTGGTTTTCTTACATCTCTGATGTTTTTCTGGACAAgtgcttcctttttaaaaggcTTTGAGCTGAAACATTTTGCTAGAATAACCATTGGGCATTAATAAGACATCAGTACATTATCTGGTAAGAATGTACAGGTGCATATAAAAGAATGGCTGTACTTTGTTCTGAGGCGGGGGAGGACTGAATTTTTCTgagattaaattaaattaaattaaccaTAGCTTTGAGTAGAcactttgaattttgaaaatagcAGGAAAAAGTTGAGATTGACAAATGTCAgattgaaaaagaaagagggcTCCAGTGTCTCTTGGGCTGCCATCTTGAGAGAAGCAGCTTGCGCGAGTATCCATTAGGAGCGCCTCTGATGGTCAGAGCAGAGGGTTGGCTGCCAGCCGACGCAGAGCAGAGTAGGGAGGGACGGTGGTAAGACATGGGGTAGGGCTCTTTATTCCCACTAGATTTGAAAATAAACTAGCTGTTAAAATTGttcaatatattttttacttcattttctaaGGTGAAtgatacttttgtttttgttgttgttgtcattgttgtggCTCAGAAAAGATACTATAGAGGAGCAAAtactcattttctcattttctggcCTTGGACGCCATAGCAAAGCCAGGTTGCTgcctttatttgagaggcagagaaaatgaCAGCACACGAAAAATCTCCTGTTGCTGCTTCTATCCCCAAATGCTTCCAAGAGCTAACgcgaaagccaggaacccagtccaCATGTCTTGTgtctgtggcaggaacccaactgtgTGAACCAGGGTCATCTTAGGTAGAAAACCAGTCAAGAACTACAGCCAGAGGTTAAATGAACCTAGACACTCCGTGTGGGATGCTACTGTTGCAATCACTAGGGCCAGCTCTGTGGTGCCCCAGCCTAGGcgaccacctgcagcaccagctcccACCTCTAtgtaggtttgagtcctgccctgctacacttgtgatccagctctttgctgctgtgctgggtgaagcagtcagtggaggatggcccaagggctcgggcccctgcacctttgtgggagaccctgatgaagctccttgctactgtgcctgcccaaccctggctgttgtagccatttgggagttaACCATTaatgaactctgcctttcaaataaaggagtcctttaaaaataaaattgaatgtaAGAAAAGTatactttattaaaaataaataaataggccaaacacccaccccaaaaTGCATTTTTTGAGTTACAGACttctctttaaagatgtattggtgggcccggcagcatggcctaccggctaaagtcctcgccttaaatgcaccgggatcccatatggattccggttctaatcccggaagctccacttcccagccagctccctgtttgtggcctgggaaagcagtcgaggacggcccaatgctttgggaccctgcacccgtgtgggagacttggaggaagttcctggctcctggctcctggttccggatcagcacagcaccagccgttgtgctcacctggggagtgaatcatcagacggaaggtcttcctctctgtttctcctcctctgtgtatatctggctttgtaataaaaataaataaatctttaaaaaaaaagtaaatatgtattggtgatgaaggaatcatgactggatatgacctatactactgtaacaatatggaggaattcagtaatgggggcagggcttggggaggggctgggggaatctcagagcctatgaaactgtgtcataaaatgatataaaatttaaaaaaatttaaagaagacaTTGGCAAAGAACTTGAATAGATAtttacctaaaataaataaagatgtgtTGCTAGATGTATTGAAACTAAACTTCTTGAATAAAACTTCAGTGTGTTAGTGTTTTTGGTTGTACTGGGTTTCACTTAGAAATTATGTAAGTATTTATAGCACAGCATCTTatttggattttcttatgtttttcAGGCTCAAACTGCTTTTTCTGCAAACCCTGCCAACCCAGCAATTTTGTCCGAAGCTTCTGCTCCCATCCCTCAGGATGGAAGTAGGTTTCTGCATTTGGGTTCATTCTACAAGAACAAATATTTGCCAAATCTTCTTTTACTGAAATAGAGAGTGCAATATATCCCTAATTATGTTGACATACTATATAAAATCAACGGTTGAAGTTCAGTAATAAGAAAACTATGGGGTTTGGTTAAAAATGACTGTGTACAGTAAACTGTTAATAGGAAGATATGCTTTGTGGCTTAGTGACATTCGATGTTAGCCTCAAAGGCTGTATAATATGGCTATCTCATTTGTGAAAAAAGCCTTGCTTGCAAACTAAAGTTTCCTCATGCTGCTGTTAGGAAAGAAATTCTTTGCTGACAGAGCTTCTAAAATTTCCAGCCACTTccttatttttgcattttcccaATCCCACAGGCTGTTCATGTTCTATATGCAGTCTTTGGCTCGTTTGAGGGTCTGTATCCTCTTACTTCAAAGTTCAGAGGGACTCGGGACATAACCTCTAAGTAATATGACTTCAGATATAAAAGAAATGTCAGGTGTTTGTACTTGCCGTCTTAAAACTAtgactttctttttgaaaatccaTTTTAATTACAAATCCTGTGAAAAAGAGCTGTTAGAAATAGGGTACTAAAAAGTCTAGAATACTAAAAAGTCACAGTTAATCTTTTAAACGGCTGTTTCTAATATCTCACTGGAATGTGGGTAagcattttttaatgatttacttatttgaaagaagagagtcacagggagacagagatccctatctctggttcactccctgaatgactgatggccagggctgggccaagccaaagccaggagcccattaaggtctctcacatgggtgcatgggtccaagcacttggccatgatttgcttttccaggcactttagcaggtacctggattggaagtggagcagcctggatttgaatgggtgcctgtatgggatgccttcCTTTGCCCCAACACCAGCCCTTGTTAACATTCTTAAAATGATGTGACATGACACTAAATAAATTGATAAACTTTGATTTTTTGGTTTCGTTTTTTAATTCAAACCAGTCCTCTGTGAATATTGAAGATGACTATATTTAGACATctgaatgtttttatatttttttactttgatctcattttctgcattttccatttcttattgTAGAAATGAGGAAGAGCCCCTGTGGATATATACTTTAAATtatatctagatttttttttaacttaaatgtACCTTTTAGCACAGGTAGAAACcataaaatgatcattttcattTGCAGTAACATACCAGTGCTACTTTCTTtattgattcttttatttttttatatcagGTCTTTATCCAAAACTGTATCCAGAACTTTCTCAATACATGGGACTGAGTTTAAATGAAGAAGAAATCCAGGCAAATATGGCAGTGGTCCCTGGAGCACCAGTTCAGGGGGTATGTATAATTAATTAGGTGGATTTAATTTTGAATTACATAAAATTTGGCTTATAGTAACCTTCTCTGAAATCTGAAGCACTTTGTATTTTAGCTTCCAGACATTAGGCTTAATGTATTGATAATATTAAATCATTGCTGTAAGACCATAGTACTTTATAGCACTTACTGTAATTACAATCAAATAATTCATGAAAATAGGTTCCATGTGTGTCTAGCCACCATAACTGTAGTGCTAATAAACTGTCAAATATTTATTAGAAACAAACTATTGTTTAGTATACAGGTGGGAAAACAAATCCTGCTTTTTGACAGAGGTAGTTTAAGTAATTGGATAAATaagttaaatgaatgaaaaaaagaaagtaagtatGGAGTACCTGTGCAATTGCAGAAAGTTGCCTCTTTCCGCTAGGATTACCGTAAATACAAGGAAGAGATTAGACTAGCAGAGGTGGAAGCTTGGGGAGAGAGCCATGGAGCTGGGCCTCGGAGCTTGGAGCTACTAGTGCCCCTGAGGAGCTGTGCAGAGGCTGGCTCTAGGAGTGTCAGTAACGGCTGGAGGCTAGACCCAGCTGCTACTCTCAGGGCTacagccaggcccaggcagcGCTCACAGGCCCAGGCAGCGCTCACAGGCCCGGGCAGTGCTCACAGGCCCGAGTAGTGCTCACAGGCCCAGGCAGCGCTCACAGGCCCAGGCAGTGCTCACAGGAAGCAAGAAGATATTAGGCTTTTAGTGTGTAATGCTTAAGTAGTAGAAGCTGACCAGAAACACACTGTCAGAGGAAATAAAATTCAAACCCCAGCATCACCAGGGAGTCTAGAAGAGTGAATTTTGGAGTTGCCTATaccatttgtttctttaattCCTTCTATTCTGTACACGGATGTCAACAAATATTTCAAGTTGGTAGGACATTAAAAACTTCATACTTTCCCCTTCGGGGATACAATTCTGCTTCATAAAGCCAGAATTCAACAAGCTTTTTCATAAACATCTCATAATGCTATTCTAGGCTCTCATTAGCACACATGATGTCTATCTCATACTCCTGGTTGTTTACAActttaaaacaatacaaaaattaTTCTCAGCTCAGGAGTTTATAAAATCAAGCATCAACCCCTGACGTAGTACCATCACCATTTCTCCAGAAAGGCACAGTTCTCACATGGCCTTTCATCACCGTGGTCATGCTATTGATTACTACCCTAAATAATTCACATGTTCAGGCCAAtagttttaagaaacaaaatgtgGATTAACCATGGCTAATAATTCATGTGTAAAGGAAGTATGAGAAGcaaaaaaaggttattttttgTCTTTACAAGTGTTTTTCAGATCCAAGCGGAGAAGGTAGTCATCACTGCTTTGAGTATCTCAAGGGGCTTCAAGGCTGCAGTTAGTGTATACGGCTTCCACTGCTCCTCGGCCAGCACTTGAGCTGGctgtcttttttcatttattagggTTACCTAAACCTCTGTTTTTGAGGCATCTGAATTGCTAGGGCTCTTAGTGCCCTaccttttgctttcatttcatgCTAAAGATTTTTGGTAGCTTTTCTGtctggctgattttttttcaagattgatttattttattggaaagtcagatatacacagaggaggagagacagagaggaagatcttccgtctgatgattcactcctcaagtgagccgcaacggccggtgctgtgctgatccggggccaggagccaggaacctcttccgggtctcccacgcgattgcagggtcccaaggctttgggccatccttgactgcttttccaggccacaagcagggagctggctgggaagtggagcttccgggattagaaccggcgcccatatgggatcccagggctttcaaggcgaggatcttaaccattatgttattgtgctgggccctagctgATTTTTCATCTCACTGAATATTTCTTGTGTTTCAGCGCTATCCAGGTCATCCTCCCACCTTCTAACCTCTCTTCACAGGAGCAAATGAGAATTTTATATGCTAAAGGTATACAGCATGGTACATAGGCATAGGCATAGTAGGTAGATAGATATGGTGACCATAATCAAGCTAGTGAACATCTATCATTTTACATAGTTACCGTGTTTTTGTGGTGCTGTGAGAGTACTAAATCCATTATTGTAGCACATTTCAACCATTGTGCATTGATTTTGGTTGTGTATTTCTCCTCCTATTAGATTGTCACCTTTAAAATTCATAAACCTTGAGGCATGTGATTTATAACTGAAGAATTAAtttggtttaaatttttttctttacctgatTTTCTTATGCCTCCTGTAGATGCAGTGTCTTTTGCCTTATAATTTCTGTGATTGTATTCTGATTTCTAATGTAGTGGTATGTTAGTGAGTGACACTTCAGTTAAGACTGTCAGCTTTATAGTATGCAGTTGGAATTATGAATTCTAATGGAATTAGATTTTTTGAATCTGTGATATTTTCATCTGAAGTTCTTTCCTATTACCACTGCTCTGGGCATCACAGTTTGTGACAGATCAGAGCTTTTAATCTATTAAAATTTGTTTGAGCGTATCACAAATTGCAATTAAGAACCCTTGGTAAGCCCTTTCTTTCCACCTGTCTTTTTGGTTTGAGGAGAAAGTCCCCCTAAAACAGGAAATCATTTTTTCTtgagaaaacttgaaaaaaaaatgagaaacgtGATACCTACACAAGTTTCTTAGTATATAGCCATTCTGAAGCAGTCTGCTTtgcatatctgatttttaaaattcatattgaTATTAAAGGGGATGAGGAAAAAAAGTTGACTTTCTCATGTGTGTTAGAACGTATATAACATGCCCTTTTAATCCTCAGCTAACACTAAGATAAGAATGTTGCTCTGAATGGATAAGATTATCAAAGATTATTCTGTTGGCACATGTTTTGTCAGCAGTTGGTAGCAAGGCCTTCCAGTATGAACTATATGGTGGCTCCTGTAACTGGAAATGATGTTGGGATTCGCAGAGCAGAAATTAAGCAAGGGATCCGTGAAGTCATTTTATGTAAGGATCAAGATGGAAAAATCGGACTCCGGCTTAAATCTGTAGATAATGTAAGTATGTTTACTGTCTATTTGAATTTGCTTAAGTAAGTTACAGAATATTAAGTGATTCATGTTAcaataatttgaaattaaaatgctttAATTGGTTATAATGGTATATCTAGAATTGAGAATATTTTAAATCTGCTAATCCAAGTTTGTTTACTTAGAGATGCCCTATTTTGAAGAAGCAGAACTGGAATTTCCAGGCACACTCATTTGTGTGTCTTATTTTGTGTTCTGTAACTGAAATAAAGTTCAGTGACCTATGTACCTTGTAATTGGTATAGCAAAATTCCAACATAGAAACGGGGCAACATACGTAAAAGAAATGTCTAATCAGTGATAATCAGTGTTTTCACTTTTAAACCAAATGGtaatttgaattctgagattaTCTTACGGCCTCATTAGTTCTATCTTTAAGATATAAATTTAATATGTCATTTTTGTGGCAAAACATTTTAATTGGGCAGTCATTGCTTTACCTCTCATCATACTGGAGAAATGAGATAGGGTCAGTCTTGGAGGAATCCTTAATTGTGAAAGATATAGAGGGGTTTATGCTAATTCAAGCTTATAGCCACTAtctattgaatttttttcttttgtttaggatttatttgatgagcgtgtgtgcgcgcgtgcacacacacacacacacacacacacacactccattttctgattcactcccactgtggtcacagtggctggaattgggctaggccaaatccaggaggctGCATCCCCCATGTGCGTAGCTAGGGCTCAGTTACTTAAACCATCTATTGCAGCTTTGTCAGGTGTATTGGTAAGCAGCTGAATCAGAAaaatgagcagctgggatttgagctgaTACCCTTGTAGTATGCTTGTGTCACAGGTGGTGCTTGGACCTACTGCACTAAAGTGCTGACCTCGAAATGTTTTGTGGTTAACTGTCCTACATTGTGGGGATCGAGGCAGTGCATTTGTCCACTGGCTACTTCACGGAATGCCACCTAGTTGTTTCTTAGTACCCAAGGTTAACAGATGAGAAGAAAGCTCATCTGATGTACTTTTAAATTGTATAGATAGAGTTTAACCTTATAAATTTATTTCCCTGGGCTTACTTTTCCTTTACATTTGCCTATTTATGTTTTGTTAAACATTTGAGAGTTATATAATATCCATAAGGGTTTAATGCTTAGTTATTGGCacttaaatgatttatttatttatttaattcaaacAGATCTCTTACATATGCTGGTCTTTCCCTAGAGAGCGCAATGTCCAAGGCTGGACCAGATCAAAAAGTTTCTCctggaactcaagtacttgggccatctccccaGGCCAATATCAGGAGGCTGGATCACCTAGTGGAATAGTCAGAACTTGATGCGGGAATTATGGGTATTAAATTATTTCAGGGTGGTGGAGGAATAATTGAGGTTGGCCTAGTGGGTCATGCATGATTCAGGTCTCACTTTTTGGGAGGTTATTGGCTTGATAAATTTTTTAGATTGTTTTCAGGGGATGACTTGACACATTAAATCACactgtttctcctttttgttgTCAGTTTGTTACTAGAGTTAGATGTCTAATGCAAACAGCTGCTTCCTAATTTTTCAGTGTGTTAAAGTCATTATAACATTGGTAAATGACCAAAGCTATTTTCTTATCATCCAGGGCATATTTGTTCAGCTAGTCCAGGCAAATTCTCCAGCCTCCTTGGTTGGTTTGAGGTTTGGTGACCAAGTACTTCAGATCAATGGTGAAAACTGTGCAGGCTGGAGCTCCGATAAAGCTCACAAAGTGCTCAAGCAGGCTTTTGGCGAGAAGATCACCATGACCATCCGTGACAGGTGAGCCACTGCGTAAACAGTTCAAAAGGAAGTCCAAGCAGACTTCCATTGTCTTTGGCTTCCAGGATTCTGTGGAAATAGAATTTTGTTGCAGAAAATGACCAGATGCTATGGATAAGTTTTACATTCTTGCAGTTATGTGATAAAGGTTGTTTTTACATagtatagcttttaaaaatagcattctgATTTTGCAACATGCACCTCATTTCTGGGCTTATAGAAATCTGTCGTCTAAATGGGCTCTTCATTCTCTTCAGAAAATAGTAAAAGGTGTATTGGAAAAGTAGCTGGTTTCACCCCAAATCCTCTGCTTAAGTATCCAGCCTGGGAGGTTTATCCACAGTGCTAGCTAGGGTCCTTTAGGAGAGTCAGAACCAGTGTAGAACTCTAAAGTGGTTTGAGAATCCTGGAAACCACATCTGGTCATGTAGGGTGGAAGACACTAAACTAAAgttaatttgaaaattttattcttttgaaaggcagagcaacagaaagaaagtggagctgccaggacatgaccaGGTACCCCTATGGGGTGCTTGCATCGCAGGTGGCCACTTAGTgtatgccacaaggccagcctcaAGGGAAGTCTTGATTAGTGAATTGAGCCATTATGAAGATATCCCAAACACAGAcacttcttttttgaaaagtaaaagttTTCTGTCAATATGTACTATCAGTTGTAGTAAGTTCTTATTCAGAAACATGGTTTTTATTATAGAAACTATCCAAATGGCAGAATTTATTGCATATGAAATCCATTAAAATGTTCACCTTGAGTTTAAATTTCTTAACTGAATTCATGTTTATAGGCCTTTTGAACGG
Encoded here:
- the SDCBP gene encoding syntenin-1 isoform X2, with the protein product MSLYPSLEDLKVDKVIQAQTAFSANPANPAILSEASAPIPQDGSLYPKLYPELSQYMGLSLNEEEIQANMAVVPGAPVQGQLVARPSSMNYMVAPVTGNDVGIRRAEIKQGIREVILCKDQDGKIGLRLKSVDNGIFVQLVQANSPASLVGLRFGDQVLQINGENCAGWSSDKAHKVLKQAFGEKITMTIRDRPFERTITMHKDSTGHVGFIFKNGKITSIVKDSSAARNGLLTEHNICEVNGQNVIGLKDSQIADILSTSGTVVTITIMPAFIFEHIIKRMAPSIMKSLMDHTIPEV
- the SDCBP gene encoding syntenin-1 isoform X1 produces the protein MSLYPSLEDLKVDKVIQAQTAFSANPANPAILSEASAPIPQDGSLYPKLYPELSQYMGLSLNEEEIQANMAVVPGAPVQGLVARPSSMNYMVAPVTGNDVGIRRAEIKQGIREVILCKDQDGKIGLRLKSVDNGIFVQLVQANSPASLVGLRFGDQVLQINGENCAGWSSDKAHKVLKQAFGEKITMTIRDRPFERTITMHKDSTGHVGFIFKNGKITSIVKDSSAARNGLLTEHNICEVNGQNVIGLKDSQIADILSTSGTVVTITIMPAFIFEHIIKRMAPSIMKSLMDHTIPEV